The DNA sequence TTGGTCTTTTTTAATTGGGACATTGATGGAGACTGGTATGTGTGTTAACAGTTTGGTTAGTTGTTATCAGGCAAAAAATTGACGTGTTCGCAAAAgttgtgaaaaaaaaaaaaaatcatccaaaccaaaaaaaaaacaaagatcCCACAAACGACATATCTTGAAATGTCGTTGATAAAGACAAGACTAACACTTCCTCACCCATAAATGTATTTCAGGTTGACAGAACCCTAAACCAAGCTAAATCAAAGCAATAGATAATAATCTGAGAATTCTACAGTCTAATCTTATGGTGTAATGTAAATTAGAACTACAAGTGACACCATAAGATATAGATTAACAAATTGCTAGTACAATTTTGCTTGACTCATGTAAAAGAGTGCCTTAAAAATACTACTCCAGAACTATAAATTGGTTGTTGATCTTATCTCAAATGTATATTATAGAACCCCGCTTACAAATAATCACCATTTACTTCTAGAATTTTGTCTAAACATATAGTTAATTCTTTCTGCAATCTTTCGTTGTTTTCATCAAACGTCAATCCTCTTTGATAATCACTTCTGGCTGCTTCATAATTGCCTAAAAAGTAATTTGCAACGCCCCTTCTTAAAAAGTTATCTGGAGTATTTAATTGCATATTAAGCAAAAAGTCAGCATCATTGAAAGCCTTCACATAGTCCTTGGTTCTTAAATAAGCATCAGTTCTGCTCATCAAAAACAATGATAATTCCTGTATTGTTCCTTGAAAACTTTCAAACTTTGGTCTTCTATTAATCATCTCAATACCAATGGTAAATTGTCTAGCACTCTCTTCAAACTTGCCAATTTTGAACGATTGCACACCCCCTTCGTACATTTTTCTTATCATCTTAGATAAATCcttattaaaattatcagGTGTGGGAGCTGGTGGTACATCACTTCCTtggtttattatttcttgaGTTAATGTATTGAGTTGAtcaatttctaattttaaGGCAGAAAGGTCTGTTCCAGATTGTGTTCCCTTGGGCAAAGACAATTTCTTAGTCTTACTATCGTAATTAACTGCAACTTCTGTCATTTGATAAATGTTGAGAACAGACTATGGGATGATGGATGTGGGtgttgaaaagaaagactCAGTTGTAAAGTTTtcagtattttttttttttttttcgtttaGAGagctttctttttcgtGTCCTTTTCTACTGGTGTTTTTCCGGTTTTCttactctttttttttttttttctgtatGCGGGAATTGGATATGGCGGCAAAATAGAGGAACacattttgtttgtttatgtGTTGCTTTGCTACTAGAGTggaatttttcattatatgAATCCAAATTACATCCAATACCTATTATCTATAGACTGCTTATGTTTATCTATTAGTCTGTCTAAAAAATCTGATATCACAACTCCAAATGGAAAACAGAGCAATACATACTTCTCCAACAAGATGGTTGCATCACTATTCATCAACCACAGACAGTACAAACTCACCGTTGAGAAAGGCCGATACAAGATGGCTAAACAAAACTTATTTCCCAAAACAATCTACCAAACTTGGTTACTTTGAGGAGAAGCATGTGATGACACAAGGTAAGCTGTCAATGTTCTCGCGATTACTATCGAAGTTTAGAAATATAagtaaaaaagaaatcacaTCTCCAAACAATCGGTCACTGTCTATTTTGTCAGAGAAAATTCACAAGAGCCATTCCGTAAGTGCGTTTTTCCCATCCACAACTTCTAAGGAGACGCCATATGAGAACATATTTTCACCACTTGTTGATAAACCCATGGATACCATCGATACAATTCAGGAAAATGATTGTACAATGGCATTTATCAAACATGATTGTCGTACAGAATCAAATTTCTTCAGTAGCGACTTCTTCAGAGACAGTGTCAGACCAGTCATTGATTACGATGAAAGTGAAATTACAGATTAATGCTGTATCGGCGCTACCAATTAGATAATAGTTGATTTCCCGTTATCATTCTATACAAAACATAGATGTTGAGCTGCATTATGGCTAAGTATTTTGtatcataataatatgatttaaaaaCTAGTTTTTTAAATTGGTTGCTCGTTTGCGCTTTTGATGTGTCCTATTCAAATacaatgatgataaacTGTGTTGACtcatattgtttttttctccaAGAAAAGTTTGTTATCGTAGTtgacccaaaaaaaaaaaatgtgggAAAAAAAACCCCATCCACTTTGCAGAAATTCTGACTCAAATTTCATAGAtactctttctttctttttttttttttttt is a window from the Candida dubliniensis CD36 chromosome 4, complete sequence genome containing:
- a CDS encoding subunit of the secretory polypeptide translocation complex, putative (Similar to S. cerevisiae SEC72) encodes the protein MTEVAVNYDSKTKKLSLPKGTQSGTDLSALKLEIDQLNTLTQEIINQGSDVPPAPTPDNFNKDLSKMIRKMYEGGVQSFKIGKFEESARQFTIGIEMINRRPKFESFQGTIQELSLFLMSRTDAYLRTKDYVKAFNDADFLLNMQLNTPDNFLRRGVANYFLGNYEAARSDYQRGLTFDENNERLQKELTICLDKILEVNGDYL
- a CDS encoding uncharacterized protein (conserved hypothetical protein;~possibly Candida-specific), which encodes MENRAIHTSPTRWLHHYSSTTDSTNSPLRKADTRWLNKTYFPKQSTKLGYFEEKHVMTQGKSSMFSRLLSKFRNISKKEITSPNNRSSSILSEKIHKSHSVSAFFPSTTSKETPYENIFSPLVDKPMDTIDTIQENDCTMAFIKHDCRTESNFFSSDFFRDSVRPVIDYDESEITD